The DNA sequence TTAATTTTTCTTTTAATATTGTTTTTGGCTCTTTTACGGCAATTATGACCAATTAATTCCCAAATTTTGCGATAGTCAACTAACTATTAGTAGGCTAAAACTATCCCCCATTAGCTATTCCTATGTTTTCCGAAACACTTTTTCAGCTCCCCCTATTAAAGTAAGAGAGCCTTATTTTTCTCGATTCTCCACACTTGAGATGAATTTATAGGTTATCAACCACCCTTAGCAAAAGAAATCATTACCAGAAAAGAAAGTAATAATCCGGGTACTAACAGAGTTACTAACATTAAAAATTGATCACCAGTCATAATAATATTGCTAAAAAATAAGATCACCTTTAATTGTAAAAGAAGATTAAAAAATTAGAACATTGTATTCTCGGTGATTAGTCCATTTCATGAGATGATATTCTTAAAAAGATAACTTGTTTTTAATATATATATTTTTAGTTTTTCTTAAGATTTTCTATGTACTTATTAGAATGCCACAATCAATGTCCTGATTGTTTCTCTGCTGATTTAAAGTTAATTCCTGTTGCCGATAAACAAGGAGAATATGAGTTTTATTTTAATGCTAAAGTAAATGAACAGCAAGAAAATATCTTAGATGGAAAAGTTAAATTTAGTCTCAGATCAGCAAAATTATTAGTAACTTTTAATGGCTTTGATATTTTAGAAATTTATGACATTAATAAGGATTATATTCAAATAAGAAAAAATATTTCAAAAAATCATCAAGAGTGGTTAATAAAACCAAATTTGCTCAAAGATAATTCTTCCGTTAAATTAGCAACATTCAAAGCAGTGGGAGATGAAAGTAATTTAACTGCTCAAATTGTAATAGATAAATCTAATGTTGTTTTAACTGATATAGAAGGATTATGGGTTCATAATATAACCCCTAATAAACACGCTATTTTAGAAAGAAAAGTAGCCGAATTTATTGAAAAAGTTTATCTTAGTCCTTATGTTAGTAGGGTAATTTTTTCCTCTCAAAAATCTGAAACAACACCCCATTTCAATCAAAAAAATAATCAGGAAATTGAACAAGAAATAAGTAGCTTAAAAAATATCATTCAAGGAATTTATCAAAATCCTCAAGAAGACTTTAATACTTTAGCTAAAAAAGCTAATCTTAATCCTTTGATAGATTTTGTTGGTGCTAATTTGATTGGTGTCAACTTAAGTGGTTTGAATTTGAGTAGTGCCAATTTTCAGGATGCAAATTTGCGAGGTGCTGACTTAACAGATGTTGATTTAAGCGAAGCTAATTTACAAAATACAAAACTTAATGGTGTAGATTTAAGTGGTGCTTACTTAGAAGGTGCAAATTTAACTAATGCCAATTTGACTAATGCTAGTTTAGCTTTAAGTAATTTAATTGGGGCTAATTTAACCAATGCCAACTTAACTAATACGAATTTACAAAATACTAGCCTAGGTCAAACAATTGTTAAAGGGGCTATTTTTGCCAACAATCTCGGTTTAAATGAGGAGAAAAAACAGGAGTTAATCAGTAAGGGGGCTATTTTTTAATTTAGAGAGGGAATGGGCAATAGGCAATGGGCAATAGTTTTTAATGGTTTATGGTTATAAATTGATAATCTCAACATTTTTAACTACTTCTTAATCCTCAAAGCCCTAAAACGCTATATTCTTTTACTGGCAATAGTTTTAGCGTTTTTGTATTTCTACTTTGAAACAGCCCTGCCCCAAACACCCCAACACCCCAATCCCCCAACAACCTAACTGAGGTTAATCAAGAATCTACTACTACAAAATAATTAAACGACAATCAGAACTACTGGAATCATCGTCTATTTCTCTGTACAAAATATCAATCCATTCATCTTCTTCGGGAAAGTTTTTCCATTTTACGGCGATAACCCAGTGTTGATCAATATTTAATTCTTGACGAATACTGGCACGTTGCTTACTTTTTAAATCATAAAAAATACTTTGAGCTTTGCTCTCACTTTCTCTTAGGGTAATAGCGACTCTCAAGGATTGACCTTCTTGATTTTCTAGGGTAATTATATTATCGATGCCGATAATTTCCCAGAGTATGAGATAATCACTCAAATCATAACGTTTACCCTTTGCCCAACGTAATTTTCCCTGACAGTATTTGGTTGCTACTTCAAGCAAGTGTTCTTCGTTCAAATCTGGGGCGTTTAAATCAGAGATTTTTAGTTTTGAAGCTACTGTTTGAAATCTTAAACGTAAACTAAACAAGAGTTCCTCAACAATGATTTGGCTACAATAGTATAACCAGATATGGGTACTTTTGACAACGACTTACTTATCAATGATCACGATTCAAGAACTAGAAAAATATAGCGAAAACCATCCTCAAGAGGTATTAATCTTAAGGGCTAGAGATAATCAAGAGGAGGTAGAAATTATGATTTTCAAAGGATTTTCCAGCAATTTGACTGGTTCAACTGCTTTTGATCCTGATATGCCTATTTTATCTCCTGATGGAGAAATTATAAGCGGCGATCGCATCTTAAGTCCTTATAATCCAAATAATCCCCAATATATTGAAAAAAATATATCTCCGTCAGAATTGCTAAAATTACTAAGGGAAAACGAATCCAAATAATACTTATGACTCAAACCCTAGAAACATCAGTTCAACAACTAATTAACGCTGTCAACGAAGCAGATTCAGCCGTTAAACTACTTCAGGCAGTACAAAAATTAGCCGCCGCTCAATCTCCCGAAGCCATACCCACCCTAATTCAAGTATTAGGTTTCAATAACCCCGGTGCCGCCGTTGCCGCCACAGAAGGCTTAATCAATCTGGGAGAAATTGCGATCGCACCTCTGATGAAAAACCTTGATGATTATAATTATGGGGCAAGAGCATGGGCATTAAGAGTATTTGCAGGAATTGGAGATATTAGAGCCTTAGACTTACTAATTAGTGCCGCTACTACAGACTTTTCCCTAAGCGTGAGAAGGGCGGCAACAAAAGGATTAGGAAATATTCAATTGTCTAGCTTACCCCCAGAAGATATTGCCCCAACCCAAGAAAAAATTTTCCATACCCTTTGCTTAACCATTCAAGATGGAGAATGGGTAGTTCGTTACGCCTCCATTGTTGCTTTAGAAAACTTAACACAAAGTCTAAAAGCCTTTAAT is a window from the Cyanobacterium sp. Dongsha4 genome containing:
- a CDS encoding HEAT repeat domain-containing protein; the encoded protein is MTQTLETSVQQLINAVNEADSAVKLLQAVQKLAAAQSPEAIPTLIQVLGFNNPGAAVAATEGLINLGEIAIAPLMKNLDDYNYGARAWALRVFAGIGDIRALDLLISAATTDFSLSVRRAATKGLGNIQLSSLPPEDIAPTQEKIFHTLCLTIQDGEWVVRYASIVALENLTQSLKAFNNNYLIPQIIEQLTLLSQKDDEIGVQTRAKLALTKIKQEV
- a CDS encoding pentapeptide repeat-containing protein yields the protein MYLLECHNQCPDCFSADLKLIPVADKQGEYEFYFNAKVNEQQENILDGKVKFSLRSAKLLVTFNGFDILEIYDINKDYIQIRKNISKNHQEWLIKPNLLKDNSSVKLATFKAVGDESNLTAQIVIDKSNVVLTDIEGLWVHNITPNKHAILERKVAEFIEKVYLSPYVSRVIFSSQKSETTPHFNQKNNQEIEQEISSLKNIIQGIYQNPQEDFNTLAKKANLNPLIDFVGANLIGVNLSGLNLSSANFQDANLRGADLTDVDLSEANLQNTKLNGVDLSGAYLEGANLTNANLTNASLALSNLIGANLTNANLTNTNLQNTSLGQTIVKGAIFANNLGLNEEKKQELISKGAIF